The proteins below come from a single Crossiella sp. CA-258035 genomic window:
- a CDS encoding FAD-dependent monooxygenase, protein MTHHRIAIIGAGLGGLLLARVLHTHGIEAAVFELDASPRARTQGGLLDLHEESGQAALRAAGLYESFRAAVHPGGEATRILDRHGTVLLDEPDDGSGGRPEIPRGALREILLDSLPEGTIRWGAKVSTVRALGEGRHEVIFADGGRVTTDLLVGADGAWSRVRPLVSAAVPAYTGISFVELHLPEADRRHPGSAALVGGGMMFALAQDQGFLAHRNPDGSLHVYCAQRTPVDWVSTEKSALLTDFADWSGEFHALIAEAGEPLVPRPVHALPVGHDWPRVPGVTLLGDAAHLMSPFAGEGANLALLDAAELGAALAAGPGDVETALAKYEAELFPRGTAAAEDSAASLELCFRADAPHGLVEQMAWGSR, encoded by the coding sequence GTGACCCACCACCGCATCGCCATCATCGGCGCCGGACTCGGCGGCCTGCTGCTCGCCCGTGTGCTGCACACGCACGGCATCGAGGCAGCCGTCTTCGAGCTGGACGCCTCGCCGCGGGCCCGCACCCAGGGCGGCCTGCTCGACCTGCACGAGGAGTCCGGCCAGGCCGCCCTGCGCGCCGCCGGGCTGTACGAGTCCTTCCGCGCCGCGGTGCACCCCGGCGGTGAAGCCACCCGCATCCTGGACCGGCACGGCACCGTGCTGCTGGACGAGCCCGACGACGGCAGCGGCGGCCGCCCGGAGATTCCGCGCGGGGCGCTGCGCGAGATCCTGCTCGACTCGCTGCCCGAGGGCACGATCCGGTGGGGCGCCAAGGTTTCCACGGTCCGCGCGCTCGGCGAGGGCCGCCACGAGGTGATCTTCGCCGACGGCGGCCGCGTCACCACCGACCTGCTGGTCGGCGCGGACGGCGCCTGGTCCAGGGTCCGCCCGCTGGTCTCGGCCGCCGTCCCGGCGTACACCGGGATCTCCTTCGTGGAGCTGCACCTGCCCGAGGCGGACCGCCGCCACCCGGGCAGCGCGGCCCTGGTCGGCGGCGGCATGATGTTCGCCCTCGCCCAGGACCAGGGCTTCCTGGCCCACCGCAACCCCGACGGCAGCCTGCACGTCTACTGCGCCCAGCGCACCCCAGTGGACTGGGTCAGCACCGAGAAGTCCGCGCTGCTGACGGACTTCGCGGACTGGTCCGGCGAGTTCCACGCCCTCATCGCCGAGGCCGGCGAACCCCTGGTGCCGCGCCCGGTGCACGCCCTCCCAGTCGGCCACGACTGGCCAAGGGTGCCCGGGGTGACCCTGCTCGGCGATGCCGCCCACCTGATGTCCCCGTTCGCGGGTGAAGGCGCGAACCTCGCCCTGCTGGACGCCGCCGAGCTCGGCGCGGCCCTGGCGGCCGGCCCCGGTGACGTGGAGACCGCGCTGGCCAAGTACGAGGCGGAGCTGTTCCCGCGCGGCACGGCCGCTGCCGAGGACTCGGCGGCGAGCCTGGAGCTGTGCTTCCGCGCCGACGCCCCGCACGGCCTGGTCGAGCAGATGGCCTGGGGGTCCCGTTAG
- a CDS encoding PaaI family thioesterase, with the protein MGDNEFGTLWAQLTGEQMLVAMADGRARMPRHAEPIGLSLREVVRGRVSLRWKPSEEACNSAGQVHGGYLAMVLDDAGAMACVTLADRYRPMLTMSLHIDYLRPVLAGAEYVATGVVVHPGQRRMLADAEITDAQGRRVARASGSFTPNLSYDGNGQPSS; encoded by the coding sequence ATGGGGGACAACGAGTTCGGCACGCTGTGGGCGCAGCTGACCGGCGAGCAGATGCTGGTGGCGATGGCCGACGGGCGGGCGCGGATGCCCCGGCACGCGGAGCCGATCGGACTGAGCCTGCGCGAGGTGGTGCGCGGCCGGGTCTCGCTGCGCTGGAAGCCCTCCGAGGAGGCGTGCAACTCCGCTGGTCAGGTGCACGGTGGCTACCTGGCGATGGTGCTGGACGACGCGGGCGCGATGGCCTGCGTGACGCTGGCCGACCGGTACCGGCCGATGCTGACCATGAGCCTGCACATCGACTACCTGCGGCCGGTGCTGGCCGGGGCGGAGTACGTGGCCACCGGTGTGGTGGTGCACCCCGGCCAGCGCCGGATGCTGGCCGACGCCGAGATCACCGACGCCCAGGGCCGCCGGGTGGCCCGCGCCAGCGGCAGCTTCACCCCGAACCTGAGCTACGACGGCAACGGCCAGCCGTCGAGCTGA
- a CDS encoding YbaB/EbfC family nucleoid-associated protein, protein MSADLERLAAEFEKFQAKIKQAEVKFSGVGDMQERLGQLEAAAVSPDRTVRVVAGAGGTVLDLQLTPDAVRQPAPQLAATIMATLRQAVAEAVRMQAGIVDETVGEAFGLNTTDQVKAAQAEALGTATQELTSHHSQQAPAPKRPVKRDDDDYFDGYSVYGDEPRH, encoded by the coding sequence GTGTCTGCCGACTTGGAACGGCTTGCCGCCGAGTTCGAGAAGTTCCAGGCCAAGATCAAGCAGGCCGAGGTGAAGTTCAGCGGCGTCGGCGACATGCAGGAGCGGCTGGGGCAGCTGGAGGCCGCCGCGGTCTCCCCGGACCGCACCGTGCGCGTGGTCGCCGGCGCCGGCGGCACCGTGCTGGACCTCCAGCTCACTCCGGACGCGGTGCGCCAGCCCGCGCCGCAGCTGGCCGCCACCATCATGGCCACGCTGCGCCAGGCGGTGGCCGAGGCCGTGCGGATGCAGGCCGGCATCGTGGACGAGACGGTGGGCGAGGCATTCGGGCTCAACACCACTGACCAGGTCAAGGCGGCCCAGGCCGAAGCGCTGGGAACCGCGACGCAGGAACTCACGTCCCACCACAGCCAGCAGGCGCCCGCGCCGAAGCGTCCCGTCAAGCGCGACGATGACGACTACTTCGACGGCTACAGCGTCTACGGCGACGAACCACGACACTGA
- a CDS encoding SDR family NAD(P)-dependent oxidoreductase, with translation MTAVITGAAGGIGLALAEALHARGEQLLLTDIDDTALAEVAARLGATAVPADVADPGAMAALAERAPEARLVCLNAGILGQSLGAPWEVPAEDWDRVFAVNVAGVVNGLRAFVPRLLAAGEPARVLITASLAGLAVFPGGGAYGPAKHAVTALATHAAMALADTPVRVTMLCPALVATGISAEGVPPSEVAAEALRAMDEGRFTVTPPEWHGAVVRQAGQRVAGEVPGVPGPVLD, from the coding sequence ATGACCGCCGTCATCACCGGAGCCGCGGGCGGCATCGGCCTCGCCCTGGCCGAAGCCCTGCACGCCCGCGGCGAACAGCTGCTCCTCACCGACATCGACGACACCGCGCTGGCCGAGGTCGCCGCCCGGCTGGGCGCCACCGCGGTCCCGGCCGACGTCGCCGACCCCGGAGCCATGGCCGCACTGGCCGAACGGGCCCCCGAGGCGCGGCTGGTCTGCCTCAACGCGGGCATCCTCGGCCAGTCCCTGGGCGCGCCGTGGGAGGTGCCTGCCGAGGACTGGGACCGGGTGTTCGCGGTCAACGTGGCCGGGGTGGTCAACGGCCTGCGCGCGTTCGTGCCCAGGCTGCTCGCCGCCGGCGAACCCGCGCGGGTGCTGATCACCGCCTCACTGGCCGGACTGGCCGTCTTCCCCGGCGGCGGCGCCTACGGCCCGGCCAAGCACGCGGTCACCGCGCTGGCCACGCACGCGGCCATGGCGCTGGCCGACACCCCGGTGCGGGTGACCATGCTCTGCCCGGCGCTGGTGGCCACCGGCATCTCCGCCGAGGGCGTGCCACCGTCGGAGGTGGCGGCGGAGGCGTTGCGCGCCATGGACGAGGGCCGGTTCACGGTGACCCCGCCGGAGTGGCACGGCGCGGTGGTGCGGCAGGCCGGACAGCGGGTCGCGGGCGAGGTGCCCGGGGTGCCCGGCCCGGTGCTGGACTAG
- a CDS encoding TetR/AcrR family transcriptional regulator, giving the protein MPPASEPRSRRERPAKPALTRASITAAAVRVLRAEGLSRLTMRRLAQELDTGAASLYVYVRNTAELHAAILDELLGTVELSPRGDWRQRLERVLTSYTELLFAYPGLAQSALVARPSGVNYLNLVETLLALLAEGDVPAGTAAWGVDLLLQVATATAAEHSDPAAEDPADWAALSAAIQNASPETHPRIAEAGADLLGGTPEARLSWRFQLLINGLVHTP; this is encoded by the coding sequence ATGCCACCAGCCAGCGAGCCCCGCAGCCGCCGCGAACGCCCGGCCAAACCGGCCCTGACCCGGGCCTCGATCACCGCCGCCGCGGTGCGCGTGCTGCGCGCCGAAGGCCTGTCCCGGCTGACCATGCGCCGCCTGGCCCAGGAGCTGGACACCGGCGCGGCCTCGCTCTACGTCTACGTCCGCAACACCGCCGAGCTGCACGCCGCGATCCTGGACGAGCTGCTCGGCACGGTGGAGCTGAGCCCACGGGGGGACTGGCGGCAGCGCCTGGAGCGGGTGCTCACCTCCTACACCGAGCTGCTCTTCGCCTACCCGGGCCTGGCCCAGTCCGCACTGGTGGCCCGCCCGTCCGGGGTCAACTACCTGAACCTGGTGGAGACCCTGCTGGCGCTGCTCGCCGAGGGCGATGTCCCGGCCGGGACCGCGGCCTGGGGCGTGGACCTGCTGCTCCAGGTGGCCACCGCGACCGCGGCCGAGCACAGCGATCCGGCCGCCGAGGACCCGGCCGACTGGGCTGCGTTGTCCGCGGCGATCCAGAACGCCTCGCCCGAGACGCATCCGCGCATCGCCGAGGCCGGCGCGGACCTGCTCGGCGGCACACCGGAAGCGCGGTTGTCCTGGCGGTTCCAGCTGCTGATCAACGGATTGGTGCACACCCCGTGA